A genomic region of Pogona vitticeps strain Pit_001003342236 chromosome 15, PviZW2.1, whole genome shotgun sequence contains the following coding sequences:
- the EFNA1 gene encoding ephrin-A1 has protein sequence MELLILWAPLVGLCCALRGASGDRHTVFWNSTNPRFQRDNYAVEVQLNDYLDIICPHYEDNSVAPHAMERYTLYLVEREEYETCKPHSKDQIRWECNRPDALHGPERFSEKFQRFTPFTLGKEFQPGHEYYYISKPIHHHGEACLKLRVLVARKNGHTLPGQDPTQKGKPQSDDPDAPMSRSMGHNSAPRPSRPFTFVGLLLPLLLMPRGP, from the exons ATGGAGCTGCTGATCCTGTGGGCCCCCTTGGTGGGCCTTTGCTGCGCGCTGCGCGGCGCGTCCGGAGACAGGCACACGGTGTTTTGGAACAGCACCAACCCCAG GTTTCAGCGGGACAACTACGCCGTGGAGGTCCAGCTGAACGACTACCTGGACATAATCTGCCCGCATTACGAGGACAACAGCGTCGCCCCCCACGCCATGGAGCGCTACACGCTGTACCTGGTGGAGCGGGAGGAATACGAAACCTGCAAGCCGCATTCGAAGGACCAGATCCGTTGGGAGTGCAACCGGCCGGACGCCCTGCACGGCCCTGAGCGTTTCTCTGAGAAATTCCAGCGCTTCACGCCATTTACTCTCGGCAAAGAGTTCCAGCCGGGTCACGAATACTATTATATCT caAAACCGATCCATCACCATGGAGAGGCCTGCCTAAAATTGAGGGTGTTGGTGGCCAGGAAAAACG GGCACACGCTGCCAGGCCAGGATCCCACCCAGAAGGGGAAACCCCAATCAG ATGATCCCGATGCCCCGATGTCGCGCAGCATGGGACACAATTCAGCTCCCCGGCCCTCCAGACCCTTCACCTTTGTCggcctgctgctgccgctgctgctgatGCCCCGTGGACCCTGA
- the SLC50A1 gene encoding sugar transporter SWEET1: MWAAGLRLLSWACLVFTLGMFGTGLSDLRQMSLTRSVENVQFLPFLTTDINNLSWLSYGFLKGDGTLIIVNAVGAALQSLYIVVYFCFSPEKGAVLLKTIALLTVLLLGYCYFNLLVPDVPTRLNRLGLFCSLFTIAMYISPLADLAKIVKSRSTRCLSFPLTVTTFLASSCWTMYGLLLQDLYIAVPNVPGIVTSLVRFWLFWHFPTEHQKPYRLLQA, translated from the exons ATGTGGGCGGCCGGGTTGCGGCTCCTCTCGTGGGCTTGCCTGGTCTTCACGCTGGGCATGTTCGGGACCGGCTT ATCTGACCTCCGACAGATGTCCCTCACCAGAAGTGTGGAGAACGTCCAGTTCCTGCCCTTCCTCACCACGGACATCAA CAACTTAAGCTGGCTCAGCTACGGCTTCCTGAAGGGGGATGGGACGCTGATCATCGTGAACGCGGTCGGCGCTGCGCTTCAGTCGCTTTACATCGTGGTCTACTTCTGTTTCAGCCCGGAGAAG GGTGCTGTGTTGTTGAAGACCATAGCCTTACTGACCGTCCTGCTGCTTGGCTACTGCTATTTCAACCTTCTGGTTCCAGATGTTCCCACACGCCTGAACCGTTTGGGGCTGTTTTGCAGCCTTTTTACCATCGCCATGTATATCTCACCTTTGGCTGATCTG GCCAAGATTGTGAAGAGCCGATCAACCCGCTGCCTGTCCTTCCCTCTGACCGTCACAACCTTCTTGGCCTCCTCCTGCTGGACGATGTACGGGCTCCTTCTCCAGGATCTTTATATAGCG GTCCCCAATGTGCCGGGCATCGTGACCAGCCTCGTGCGGTTCTGGCTGTTTTGGCATTTTCCTACGGAGCACCAGAAACCGTACCGGTTATTGCAGGCTTGA